A genomic stretch from Nitrospiraceae bacterium includes:
- the tadA gene encoding tRNA adenosine(34) deaminase TadA, producing the protein MTLRQSGIIASLARSLMATYSAQDTHWMKIALEEAAKAPSLGEIPIGAVIVREGEILSMSHNYREIWQDPTAHAEVVAIRTAASALGSWRLTDTTLYVTVEPCAMCIGAIILARIPRLVFGARDPKAGACGSVFDLATDSPLNHQVLITSGVLEEECQSLLQEFFRRLRTESVQTSDPST; encoded by the coding sequence ATGACGCTCCGGCAATCTGGTATTATCGCATCGCTCGCCCGTTCCCTGATGGCCACGTATTCAGCACAAGACACGCACTGGATGAAAATCGCTCTGGAGGAAGCCGCCAAGGCTCCATCCTTGGGGGAAATCCCGATTGGAGCTGTCATTGTTCGTGAGGGTGAGATTCTTTCGATGTCACACAATTACCGTGAAATCTGGCAGGACCCGACAGCTCACGCGGAAGTCGTGGCGATCCGGACTGCTGCGTCCGCACTCGGCTCATGGCGGCTGACTGATACGACTTTGTACGTCACGGTTGAGCCTTGCGCCATGTGCATCGGCGCAATTATTCTTGCCAGAATTCCGCGGCTCGTGTTTGGTGCACGTGATCCGAAGGCCGGCGCGTGCGGTTCAGTCTTTGATCTGGCGACAGATTCCCCGCTCAATCATCAGGTTTTGATCACGAGCGGAGTGCTCGAGGAAGAATGCCAATCTCTCTTGCAAGAATTCTTCCGACGACTTCGAACCGAATCGGTTCAGACAAGCGATCCTTCGACGTAA
- a CDS encoding 4'-phosphopantetheinyl transferase superfamily protein — translation MRAARITSEQQRRHFVAAHGALRMVLSRYCDCGPEDLSFQKMASGKPMLQGTDERTNMIRFNLSHSHGRALIAVSKEREVGVDLEKVLIDRDVTALAARFFAPQEQVAIGRAAPTAKHVTFSRIWVAKEAVLKARGSGLTFPLDRHRIELSCGGTTGHLVSEGNPPENTPLAIQFLSLEAGWVGAVAAEGSGWKVTLCT, via the coding sequence ATGCGCGCGGCTCGCATCACGTCGGAACAACAGCGACGTCACTTCGTAGCGGCACATGGCGCCTTACGGATGGTGCTGAGTCGCTATTGTGACTGCGGGCCAGAGGATCTGTCTTTCCAGAAAATGGCTTCCGGGAAACCCATGCTACAGGGAACCGATGAAAGGACAAACATGATCCGGTTCAATCTCAGCCACTCCCACGGACGAGCGTTAATTGCGGTCTCGAAGGAGCGCGAAGTGGGTGTCGACTTGGAAAAAGTTCTGATTGACCGCGATGTCACCGCTCTCGCAGCGCGATTCTTTGCGCCTCAAGAGCAGGTAGCCATCGGACGTGCCGCGCCGACGGCAAAACACGTAACCTTTTCTCGTATCTGGGTTGCCAAGGAGGCGGTCTTGAAAGCGCGCGGGAGTGGCCTCACATTTCCCCTCGATCGTCATCGCATTGAATTGTCCTGTGGGGGAACGACAGGCCATCTCGTCAGCGAAGGGAATCCGCCGGAGAACACTCCGCTAGCCATTCAATTTCTCTCGCTGGAAGCGGGTTGGGTTGGAGCAGTGGCCGCAGAGGGCAGTGGATGGAAAGTGACGCTCTGCACGTAA